The following DNA comes from Streptomyces sp. NBC_00273.
CATGCGCAGGGCGGCGTCGGAGGGCGAGGATTCGGGGGCGCTGTAGAGCAGCATCCGGTGGTTGGTGCCGTCGGTGAGGTGCAGGTTCTCGAAATCGAGGGTCAGCGGGCCCACGACGGGGTGGTGCAGGGTCTTGGTGCCGACCGTGCAGTCCCGTACGGGGTGCTTCGACCACAGCGAGGCGAAGTCGGGGCTCTGCAGCATGAGCGCCCCGATGAGCTCGGCGAGCGCGCGGTCCTCCGGATTGCGCCCGGCGACCAGGCGCAGGGCCGCCAGGGCGACCCGAGCCTCGCTCTTCCAGTCCGTGTAGAGCTCCCGGGTGTGCGGATCGAGGAACAGCATCCGCGTGAGGTTGGGGCGTACGGACGGGTCGTCGGGGCTCGCGATGTCGACGTGCCCCGCGAGCAGGGCGTGCCCCAGCGGATTCCAGGCGAGCACGTTGTTGCGGCCGTCCAGGACGACCGCCGGGACCTGCGGCATCGCGGCGATCAGCCGGCGC
Coding sequences within:
- a CDS encoding helix-turn-helix domain-containing protein, whose amino-acid sequence is MDTPTALGEFLRTRRAQLQPEDVGLPSHGTRRRVPGLRREELALLAGVSITYYTHLEQGQSTNASDSVLDALARALRLTPDEHAHLLNLARPPRAKRAQSPRPEYARDTTRRLIAAMPQVPAVVLDGRNNVLAWNPLGHALLAGHVDIASPDDPSVRPNLTRMLFLDPHTRELYTDWKSEARVALAALRLVAGRNPEDRALAELIGALMLQSPDFASLWSKHPVRDCTVGTKTLHHPVVGPLTLDFENLHLTDGTNHRMLLYSAPESSPSDAALRMLSSLTAGAAAAGHENPKPASADADAGGER